In Edaphobacter dinghuensis, one genomic interval encodes:
- a CDS encoding adenosine deaminase family protein — MLSRLQRYATAALLCLFTAATAQAAIPKLSRARQEQRAAQAFNVAKKNPLQLRAFLAQMPKGADLHMHLSGAVYAETFLKDAATDLLCVDPATLSFAKNIGTMRGLPPQPVCAKGDVRADSVFTNQHLYDALVDSFSMRSFVPSAGNSGHDQFFNTFDRFGKVSDSHYGEWLDEVATRAATQNEQYLEIMSTPTFADVARLSSTIPWPTTPVDSADSRTGDATGTNPSDLAHFRDALLAGGLQNEVAIDRKQLSDAFESRNRIEHCGRPNAAPACSVKIRFLYQVLRAFPPQQVFAQTLLGFELASQDPDVVGINFVQPEDAFYSMSEYHRQMRMLDYLHSVYPRVHITLHAGELAPGLVPPAGLRFHIREAVELGHAERIGHGVDIMYEDNPQALLKEMATHHIMVEINLTSNDVILGIDPTHHPLPIYRAAHVPVALSTDDEGVSRIDLTNEYVRAARDFNLSYADLKDMARTSLEHSFLPGLSLWQQSDNFTRTNIACATQPLGSEKLSAKCEAFLQSSEKATEQWQLEHRYDVFESTLP, encoded by the coding sequence ATGCTGAGTCGTCTTCAACGGTACGCCACTGCCGCCCTCCTCTGCCTTTTCACCGCCGCTACAGCTCAGGCAGCGATACCAAAACTATCGCGGGCACGACAGGAGCAGAGAGCCGCTCAGGCATTCAACGTAGCTAAGAAAAATCCCTTACAACTCCGGGCCTTTCTCGCGCAAATGCCGAAGGGGGCCGATCTCCACATGCATCTATCCGGTGCGGTCTATGCCGAGACTTTCCTTAAAGACGCTGCTACTGATCTGCTCTGCGTAGATCCCGCCACCCTTAGCTTTGCCAAAAATATTGGTACAATGCGTGGTCTTCCCCCACAGCCCGTCTGTGCCAAGGGTGACGTCCGCGCCGATAGCGTCTTTACCAACCAGCATCTTTATGACGCGCTCGTCGACTCATTCTCCATGCGTAGCTTTGTCCCCAGCGCAGGCAACAGCGGTCACGATCAGTTCTTCAATACCTTCGATCGCTTCGGCAAGGTCAGCGACTCGCACTACGGCGAGTGGCTTGACGAAGTCGCCACCCGCGCCGCAACCCAAAACGAGCAGTACCTCGAAATTATGAGCACGCCCACCTTCGCCGATGTAGCCAGACTCAGCTCCACTATCCCTTGGCCAACTACGCCGGTTGATTCCGCCGACAGCCGCACCGGGGATGCCACCGGAACCAACCCGTCCGACCTCGCCCACTTCCGCGACGCTCTTCTCGCTGGCGGTCTCCAGAACGAAGTTGCCATCGACCGCAAGCAGCTCAGCGATGCCTTCGAATCTCGCAACCGCATCGAGCACTGCGGCCGACCGAATGCTGCTCCCGCCTGCTCGGTCAAAATCCGTTTTCTCTATCAGGTCCTCCGCGCCTTTCCTCCACAGCAGGTCTTCGCCCAAACACTGCTCGGCTTCGAACTCGCATCCCAAGACCCGGACGTCGTCGGCATCAACTTCGTCCAGCCCGAAGACGCCTTTTACTCCATGTCCGAATACCACCGCCAGATGCGGATGCTCGACTATTTGCACAGCGTCTATCCCCGCGTTCACATCACGCTTCATGCCGGGGAACTCGCGCCTGGCCTCGTCCCGCCCGCAGGCCTCCGCTTCCACATCCGCGAGGCCGTCGAGCTTGGCCACGCCGAACGCATTGGCCACGGCGTCGATATCATGTACGAAGATAATCCGCAGGCACTCTTAAAAGAGATGGCCACCCATCACATCATGGTCGAAATCAACCTCACCTCGAACGACGTCATCCTCGGCATCGACCCAACTCACCATCCCTTGCCGATCTACCGCGCCGCGCACGTCCCCGTCGCGCTCTCCACCGACGACGAAGGTGTCTCCCGCATCGACCTCACCAACGAGTACGTCCGCGCGGCCCGCGACTTCAACCTGAGCTACGCCGATCTAAAAGACATGGCCCGTACCTCGCTCGAGCATAGCTTCCTTCCCGGTCTCAGCCTCTGGCAACAATCCGATAACTTCACTCGCACCAACATAGCTTGTGCGACCCAGCCTCTCGGCTCAGAAAAGCTATCTGCCAAATGCGAAGCATTCCTCCAGTCCAGCGAAAAGGCAACCGAACAATGGCAACTCGAACATCGCTACGATGTGTTCGAGTCCACGCTGCCCTAG
- a CDS encoding TonB-dependent receptor, translating into MLLLACLLGIQLANHAAIAQVDQGAITGVVQDTSGAVVPNAQVTVTNTDIGLVLQGTTNGSGVYVFSPLKIGHYSVSATAKGFQTTRRENLHLDAEQRLNIVMALKPGAVSDTVTVTDEVPLLQTQSSAVGQVISTDVINNTPLNGRNWVYIAQLTAGVAPPLGNTRGSGSGDFVANGQRAEQNNFILDGVDNNTNLVDFLNGSSYVMRPPPDALSEFSLQTSNFSAEFGHSAGGVMNASIKSGTNQIHGDIWEYLRNTNLDAINWNAGPGAKVPPYHQNQFGATLGLPIWKNKLFYFGDIEVNRISISNPTPINVPTALMRQGNFSELLNGSLTGVGAPTLLYEPNSADVNKPMICNGRQNVLCPSQINTVASRILNLYPTPNANNGKTYNNYIVNLGNSDNIVQWDQRLDWNIRSSDQAYARYSYLHEIKTNGLPLGPLLDGSGYGGQYDTNLAMNFMGSETHIFTPLLTNEFRFGYNWGVFNFQQPNAYNPNAASSLGLGPQSPNLKPGQYGLPSGYVNGTIQQWGSVGISRESQNVYQILDNVTKVWGNHSLKFGVSLQAVRFYYIYAPADLGQYHYDGQFTGLPGVANTGSAVADMLVDQENYAAVSQSPNVNDAQWYKAGYAQDDWRLTPKLTLNLGIRYDYYQPYKENSGAQANFVVTGPLGIGTGSGVYELPKSQQNVPLGAPFLSILAKDNVSVKYVDNDRLITGQKTNFAPRIGFAYQAHPSTVFRAGFGIFYGGLQSEGNGNLGANFPYSNQASFYAPTCSTDNCPSLAAQGITLQAGLQPSIGAGLQTFVSQPGFHSTDPNVKTPYTMNYSFGMQQSISPNLAATISYVGNVSRHLELYAAPNTAPGLWRPGTNTNPFNPFPDLGGIGQIHYGGVSTYNSLQTKLEKRYSHGLSFLATYTWSHALDDASDAGGLFTAIGDRNQALIPFIDELTNSVFDIRHRVTINGNYELPFGKGRAFLNHSRWADETVGGWATSLTWAAQTGVPFTVSPNISTAANGGGRAYTIRNPFSGGGTPDPSNPSLTSCPAEVRTKLNYINPCAFRNPIPGETISDATHPVGSVNSDGVPVLYQAPVTDKATAIALLGGVQNNVYGPGYYQVNMSMFKTFPTWREQNLQFRADAFNVLNHPTLGTPNGSMNANGGLISGPKFFQNNTPDARFFQLSLKYVF; encoded by the coding sequence ATGTTGCTTCTGGCGTGCTTGTTGGGGATTCAGCTTGCCAATCATGCTGCCATCGCACAAGTTGATCAAGGCGCGATCACAGGTGTCGTGCAGGATACCAGCGGTGCGGTTGTTCCCAATGCGCAGGTTACGGTGACGAACACGGATATAGGATTAGTATTGCAAGGGACTACGAACGGGAGTGGCGTCTATGTATTTTCACCACTGAAGATTGGCCATTACTCTGTGAGCGCCACGGCGAAGGGATTTCAGACAACGAGGCGCGAAAATCTTCATCTCGATGCGGAGCAGCGGCTCAACATTGTTATGGCTTTGAAGCCGGGTGCAGTTTCAGATACGGTAACTGTCACAGATGAAGTTCCGCTGCTCCAAACCCAAAGTAGCGCTGTTGGTCAGGTTATCAGCACAGACGTGATTAACAATACGCCTCTCAATGGACGTAATTGGGTTTATATCGCGCAATTAACTGCGGGTGTCGCCCCTCCTCTTGGAAATACGCGTGGCAGCGGCAGCGGCGACTTTGTAGCGAACGGACAGCGTGCCGAGCAGAATAACTTCATCCTCGATGGCGTGGACAATAACACCAATCTGGTCGACTTCCTCAACGGCTCTAGCTATGTTATGCGACCACCCCCCGATGCACTCTCTGAGTTTAGTCTTCAAACCAGCAACTTCAGCGCGGAGTTCGGGCATTCGGCCGGTGGTGTCATGAATGCTAGCATTAAATCAGGTACGAACCAGATCCATGGAGATATATGGGAGTACTTGCGCAACACGAACCTAGATGCGATCAACTGGAACGCCGGTCCTGGTGCAAAGGTTCCTCCATATCATCAGAACCAGTTTGGGGCAACGCTTGGTTTGCCGATCTGGAAGAACAAACTGTTCTATTTCGGAGACATCGAGGTTAACCGTATCTCGATCAGCAATCCAACGCCGATCAATGTACCTACGGCACTAATGAGACAGGGAAATTTTTCTGAACTGTTGAATGGAAGTTTGACTGGAGTTGGTGCACCGACCTTGCTCTACGAGCCAAATTCGGCTGACGTTAATAAGCCAATGATATGCAATGGGCGGCAAAATGTATTGTGTCCCAGCCAGATCAATACAGTCGCTTCGAGAATCCTCAATCTCTATCCAACTCCGAACGCCAACAATGGCAAGACTTATAACAACTACATCGTCAACCTTGGTAACAGCGATAATATCGTCCAGTGGGACCAACGCTTGGATTGGAACATTCGATCAAGCGATCAGGCTTATGCTCGTTACAGCTACCTGCATGAGATCAAGACCAATGGTCTTCCTCTAGGGCCGCTCCTGGATGGAAGCGGCTATGGCGGTCAGTACGACACGAACCTTGCTATGAACTTTATGGGTAGCGAGACCCATATCTTTACCCCTTTGCTTACTAATGAGTTTCGTTTTGGCTATAACTGGGGCGTATTTAACTTTCAGCAACCAAATGCTTATAACCCCAACGCTGCCTCCTCGTTGGGATTGGGCCCGCAGTCGCCTAATTTGAAGCCAGGTCAGTATGGTCTGCCATCTGGTTATGTCAATGGCACGATCCAGCAGTGGGGTTCAGTGGGCATCAGCCGAGAATCTCAGAACGTATATCAAATATTGGACAACGTGACGAAGGTATGGGGTAATCACTCTCTCAAGTTTGGAGTGTCACTGCAGGCGGTGCGCTTTTACTATATCTATGCTCCCGCAGACCTTGGTCAATATCATTACGACGGCCAATTCACGGGATTGCCCGGCGTAGCAAATACTGGCTCAGCAGTTGCAGACATGTTGGTGGACCAGGAGAACTACGCTGCCGTGTCGCAATCGCCGAATGTTAATGATGCGCAGTGGTATAAGGCTGGTTACGCACAGGACGATTGGAGGCTGACGCCGAAGCTCACCTTGAATCTGGGCATCCGCTACGACTATTACCAACCTTATAAGGAAAACTCAGGAGCGCAGGCCAACTTCGTTGTTACCGGTCCGCTCGGCATTGGTACTGGTTCGGGAGTCTATGAGTTGCCAAAGAGTCAGCAAAATGTTCCTTTGGGCGCTCCTTTTCTCAGTATATTGGCGAAGGACAATGTCAGCGTGAAGTACGTTGATAACGATCGCCTGATAACAGGGCAAAAGACGAATTTCGCTCCACGCATCGGCTTTGCCTATCAGGCACATCCGAGCACGGTCTTCCGTGCTGGCTTTGGTATCTTCTATGGCGGTCTTCAGTCAGAGGGAAATGGAAACTTGGGAGCGAACTTCCCCTACTCCAATCAGGCCAGCTTCTATGCTCCCACCTGTTCAACAGACAACTGTCCGTCGTTGGCAGCGCAAGGCATCACGCTTCAGGCAGGTCTACAACCATCCATCGGAGCAGGTTTGCAGACCTTCGTCTCCCAGCCGGGTTTCCATTCTACCGATCCAAATGTAAAGACTCCGTACACGATGAATTACAGCTTCGGGATGCAGCAATCGATTTCTCCCAACCTGGCTGCCACCATCAGCTATGTTGGCAATGTTTCTCGACACTTGGAGTTGTACGCCGCACCGAATACTGCGCCTGGCCTATGGAGACCAGGCACAAACACCAACCCCTTCAATCCTTTCCCGGATCTTGGTGGCATAGGTCAGATCCACTATGGAGGCGTGAGCACCTACAACTCGCTGCAGACGAAATTGGAGAAGCGCTATTCACACGGGCTGTCATTCTTGGCAACGTATACCTGGTCTCATGCACTTGATGATGCCAGCGATGCAGGTGGTCTCTTCACTGCGATCGGCGATCGCAATCAGGCACTAATTCCATTTATTGATGAACTTACTAACTCTGTCTTTGACATTCGCCATCGTGTCACTATCAATGGTAACTACGAGCTGCCATTTGGTAAGGGACGGGCATTTCTGAATCACTCACGCTGGGCCGACGAGACAGTCGGCGGCTGGGCGACGAGCCTGACTTGGGCAGCCCAGACTGGTGTACCATTTACGGTCTCGCCCAATATCAGTACAGCGGCCAATGGTGGCGGCCGCGCATATACTATCCGCAATCCATTCAGCGGAGGCGGCACGCCCGATCCATCTAACCCAAGCCTTACTTCCTGCCCGGCAGAGGTTCGGACAAAGCTGAACTACATCAACCCCTGCGCTTTCCGTAACCCGATTCCGGGAGAAACGATCTCTGACGCTACACATCCAGTAGGTTCGGTTAACTCGGACGGTGTTCCTGTTCTCTATCAGGCACCTGTAACCGACAAAGCTACGGCGATCGCGCTACTTGGCGGGGTGCAGAATAATGTATACGGCCCCGGCTACTATCAGGTGAACATGTCGATGTTCAAAACATTTCCCACCTGGCGTGAGCAGAACCTGCAGTTCCGAGCAGACGCTTTCAACGTGCTGAACCATCCAACGCTGGGAACACCTAACGGTTCTATGAATGCAAATGGAGGTCTGATCTCCGGACCAAAGTTCTTTCAGAACAACACGCCGGATGCTCGTTTCTTCCAGCTGTCTCTTAAGTATGTGTTTTAG
- a CDS encoding LacI family DNA-binding transcriptional regulator produces MTFANMTIAPKTSGIKDIAKALGISIGTVDRALHDRTGVNPKTKARVLQKAEELGYKPNLAAQALKLNRRIEIAIVLPKQISHFFDPLRAGIRSAAEATTGIHVNLTFHEYPRMGQGDIELLEARLKDKCDGIIFTPGNPRKLDPIIRRLTAQGTAMLCVASDAPASGRVGLVSSHAYSSGAIAAELLAFKLSRKSYVATITGELTTLDHAEKLRGFAATLAMLAPQLSLLPAVESHERPKEAYRQTIALLHGETKPQGLYISTANSLPVLQAIEEEGLLGKIQVVTTDLFQELVPLIETGKILATLYQRPFTQGKVAFESLINYLLEDRKTSPITRLAPHIIFRSNLPLFIDRLDSLTEYEET; encoded by the coding sequence GTGACATTTGCCAATATGACTATTGCGCCGAAGACTTCTGGTATCAAAGACATCGCTAAAGCTCTCGGGATTTCGATCGGCACGGTCGACCGTGCCTTGCATGATCGAACTGGTGTGAACCCAAAGACCAAGGCTCGTGTTTTGCAAAAGGCTGAGGAATTGGGCTATAAGCCGAATTTGGCTGCGCAGGCATTAAAGCTCAACCGCAGAATCGAAATCGCCATCGTTCTTCCAAAACAGATCTCTCACTTTTTCGATCCTCTCCGTGCGGGAATACGTTCCGCAGCGGAGGCAACTACCGGGATTCACGTGAACCTTACTTTCCATGAGTATCCCCGGATGGGTCAAGGTGACATCGAGCTGCTTGAGGCCAGACTAAAGGATAAGTGCGACGGCATCATCTTTACCCCTGGCAATCCCAGAAAGCTGGATCCGATCATCCGCCGCCTTACGGCTCAAGGGACGGCAATGCTCTGTGTGGCGAGTGACGCGCCCGCCAGCGGACGAGTTGGCCTTGTTTCCTCACATGCCTATTCCAGTGGCGCGATCGCTGCTGAGCTTCTGGCATTCAAACTCTCTCGCAAGAGTTATGTCGCGACTATTACCGGTGAGCTGACCACGCTTGATCATGCAGAAAAACTGCGCGGCTTTGCGGCTACTCTCGCCATGCTTGCTCCGCAGCTTAGCCTGTTACCTGCAGTGGAATCGCATGAGCGCCCCAAGGAGGCCTATCGCCAAACCATTGCCCTGCTGCATGGAGAAACAAAACCGCAGGGTCTTTATATTAGTACGGCCAATAGCCTTCCGGTCTTGCAGGCTATCGAAGAAGAAGGCCTCCTTGGGAAGATTCAGGTAGTCACGACCGATCTTTTTCAGGAGCTTGTCCCGCTGATCGAGACGGGGAAGATATTAGCGACTCTTTACCAGCGTCCTTTTACACAAGGGAAGGTAGCATTCGAAAGCCTCATTAATTATCTGCTGGAAGATAGGAAGACATCTCCAATAACGCGGTTGGCACCGCATATCATCTTCCGAAGCAATCTTCCTCTTTTCATCGATCGCCTGGACAGCCTGACAGAATATGAGGAAACCTAG
- a CDS encoding glycoside hydrolase family 31 protein: protein MLAGIFAGGASLSTAFAQFNPGHALPAITVEQTAHGFVAKIGDESLHVTVCGDDVIHVVAGPGDPTASSPVQPWMLEASKSCPGASFHFVQDEKEATLTTAALKVAFSLKNGNLAYSDLQGKSLLRESSNEPRTYDKAEVNGETTYHVTDRFSPDRVEGLYGLGQHQNGMFNYRGATIELGQNNTDVAIPLLVSSKGYAVMWNTASLTYVDNRFPTELSFRTMAGDAVDYYLIYGPELDAVIHQYRNLTGHTPLFPKWAYGFFQSKDRYVSQKEVLDVAARYRAEHIPIDGIVQDWFWWQKEGDPVFNKNFPDVRGELKTLHDEHVHAMLSVWGLFDPDSENFKKISAKHFDIYNAHVYDATNPAARDFYWNNLAGKLFDMGWDAFWLDSAEPEESWPHVGDAILQNKHLSIGSGARYTNIFPLVHTGGVQEHWKETNDQKRVFLLTRSAFLGQQRNGATTWSGDIYSTYMNLQRQVPAGLNFALSGNPYWTTDIGGYFQPFDRPANDPAYQQLYARWFEFGAFCPVFRTHGHRDHNEMWTYDKVEPILLKYDKLRYRLMPYIYSLAWRVTNEDYTIQRPLVMDWRGDEKTWDIGDQFMFGPALMVNPVMREGATKRDVYLPASPVWYDFWTGDRIAGRGWIEAEAPLDRIPLYVRAGSIVPMGPEIEYADENPDGPIELRVYTGADGSFNLYHDEGNNYDYKKGLHSVIPIRWDEAAKTLTIGTRKGEYPGMPKERTFNIVWVGREHGAGEALASRPDKTIRYSGAAVVVKR, encoded by the coding sequence TTGCTTGCCGGAATTTTCGCGGGCGGCGCTTCCCTTTCGACTGCCTTTGCACAATTCAATCCTGGCCACGCCTTGCCTGCGATTACGGTGGAGCAGACGGCGCATGGGTTTGTGGCGAAGATCGGCGATGAGAGTCTGCACGTCACGGTGTGTGGCGATGACGTGATTCACGTGGTTGCTGGGCCGGGCGATCCGACAGCGAGCTCGCCGGTGCAGCCATGGATGCTGGAAGCGAGCAAGTCTTGTCCGGGGGCGAGCTTTCATTTTGTGCAGGATGAAAAAGAAGCGACTTTGACCACTGCCGCTCTGAAGGTGGCGTTTTCGCTGAAGAACGGCAACCTTGCCTATAGCGACCTGCAAGGGAAATCGCTGCTGCGGGAGAGCAGCAACGAACCGCGCACCTATGACAAGGCAGAGGTGAACGGTGAGACGACTTACCATGTGACCGATCGTTTTTCTCCAGACAGAGTTGAAGGCTTGTATGGATTGGGGCAGCACCAGAACGGGATGTTCAACTATCGCGGCGCGACGATTGAGTTGGGCCAGAACAATACCGATGTAGCGATTCCGCTGCTGGTCTCGAGCAAGGGCTATGCCGTGATGTGGAACACGGCATCGCTGACTTATGTGGACAACCGCTTCCCTACTGAACTTTCGTTCAGAACAATGGCGGGCGATGCGGTGGACTACTACCTGATCTATGGGCCGGAGCTGGATGCGGTGATTCATCAGTACCGCAATCTGACGGGGCATACGCCGCTGTTTCCGAAGTGGGCTTATGGATTTTTTCAATCGAAGGACCGCTACGTCTCGCAGAAGGAGGTGCTGGATGTGGCCGCGCGATATCGTGCGGAGCATATTCCGATCGATGGAATCGTGCAGGACTGGTTCTGGTGGCAGAAGGAGGGCGATCCTGTCTTCAATAAGAACTTTCCTGATGTGCGCGGTGAGTTAAAGACGCTGCATGATGAGCATGTCCATGCCATGCTGTCAGTGTGGGGATTGTTCGATCCGGATTCGGAGAACTTCAAAAAGATTTCAGCGAAGCACTTCGATATCTATAACGCGCATGTCTACGATGCAACCAATCCTGCAGCTCGGGATTTCTACTGGAACAATCTTGCGGGCAAGCTGTTCGACATGGGCTGGGATGCCTTTTGGCTGGACAGCGCGGAGCCGGAGGAGTCGTGGCCGCATGTGGGTGATGCGATTTTGCAGAACAAACATCTGTCGATTGGCAGCGGAGCGCGGTATACGAATATCTTTCCGCTGGTGCATACGGGTGGGGTGCAGGAGCACTGGAAGGAGACGAACGATCAGAAGCGCGTGTTTCTGCTGACGCGGTCAGCGTTTCTGGGGCAGCAGAGAAATGGCGCGACTACGTGGTCAGGAGACATCTACAGCACTTATATGAACCTGCAACGACAGGTGCCGGCTGGATTGAACTTTGCGCTGTCGGGAAATCCTTACTGGACGACCGATATCGGTGGATATTTTCAGCCGTTTGACCGGCCTGCGAATGATCCTGCTTACCAGCAGCTTTATGCGAGATGGTTTGAGTTTGGCGCATTCTGTCCGGTGTTTCGCACGCATGGGCATCGCGATCATAACGAGATGTGGACATATGACAAGGTGGAACCGATTCTGCTGAAGTACGACAAGCTGCGGTATCGTCTGATGCCTTATATCTACTCGCTGGCGTGGCGGGTGACGAATGAGGATTACACCATCCAAAGGCCATTGGTGATGGATTGGCGTGGAGATGAGAAGACGTGGGATATAGGCGACCAGTTTATGTTTGGGCCTGCACTGATGGTGAATCCGGTGATGCGCGAGGGTGCGACAAAGCGGGATGTGTATCTGCCTGCTTCTCCGGTTTGGTATGACTTTTGGACGGGTGATCGCATAGCAGGACGAGGATGGATTGAGGCCGAGGCTCCGCTGGATCGGATTCCGCTGTATGTGCGGGCTGGGTCGATTGTGCCGATGGGGCCGGAGATTGAGTATGCCGATGAAAATCCTGACGGGCCGATTGAACTGCGGGTGTACACCGGCGCGGACGGGAGCTTCAACCTCTATCACGATGAGGGGAATAACTACGACTACAAAAAGGGCTTGCATAGTGTGATCCCGATTCGCTGGGACGAGGCAGCGAAGACGCTGACGATTGGAACGCGCAAGGGAGAGTATCCAGGGATGCCGAAGGAGCGAACCTTCAACATTGTTTGGGTTGGACGGGAGCATGGCGCGGGAGAGGCGCTGGCTTCACGGCCTGACAAGACGATTCGCTATTCGGGGGCGGCGGTTGTGGTGAAGAGATAA
- a CDS encoding glycoside hydrolase family 97 protein, with protein sequence MSSMHWSFKRSFLATTVFSIFCSGVGFAQTGPVMLSSPDQQLAMQFTTITEKGAASSEGKLVYSVTFHGKQLLDASALALELTNQPALGSNVQIVESTPGKGSDDYALIAGKAGKVHDQYNKIELRVVENSGPKRTLLIEARAYNDGIAFRYVLPEQDAIKELRLKQEDTEFRISTDATTWALELPNYRSSYESEYVKLPISAFSNQGGVSSNFLIGLPLLLHSPGTAWMALTEADLEGNAGMYVTNPSGNWAGHWFVSKLSPRIDDPSLALSTTLPYHSAWRVLLVADQPGKLMESNIITDLNSPNRVRDTSWIQPGKASWNWWAGDIGPDGKSAFTTKNMEYYVDFAAKSGFPYMLLDAGWADGRDITKLRGNVDVPELVRYAATKHVKVWIWLYSVSVMDQMKEAFPLYEKWGVAGVKIDFVNRDDQEGIKFYYDVAREAAAHHLMVDFHGASKPWGIERTYPNVLSYEAVLGAENNKVGRRDSPVDRSVFPFTRMIAGPLDYTPGGFNNVTEDGFVARDQSPMIMGTRAQQLALYVVFQTPFQMVSDSPQAYANQPAFKFIHDVPTQWDSMHVINGEPGEFVTIARSHGQEWYLGSTTNWTPRELRVPLDFLGAGHYVAEIYEDAPDAALHPQHVTIRKQVVTKGEKLTLKLASGGGCAIRFIPQHSN encoded by the coding sequence ATGTCATCTATGCATTGGTCGTTCAAGAGAAGCTTTCTCGCCACTACTGTCTTCAGCATTTTTTGCAGCGGAGTAGGGTTCGCGCAAACCGGACCAGTCATGCTCTCCTCCCCCGACCAGCAGCTAGCTATGCAGTTCACAACCATAACTGAAAAGGGAGCTGCTAGCAGTGAAGGAAAGCTTGTTTACTCTGTGACATTCCACGGCAAACAGCTGCTTGATGCCTCCGCATTGGCGCTTGAGTTGACGAATCAGCCAGCGTTGGGAAGCAATGTACAGATCGTTGAAAGCACTCCAGGGAAAGGAAGTGACGACTATGCGTTGATTGCTGGAAAGGCTGGCAAGGTCCATGATCAGTACAACAAGATTGAGCTACGCGTTGTCGAGAACAGTGGCCCGAAAAGGACACTCCTCATTGAAGCCCGTGCATATAACGATGGAATCGCCTTTCGCTATGTCCTTCCTGAACAAGATGCGATTAAAGAACTTCGTTTGAAACAGGAAGACACCGAGTTTCGCATCAGTACCGATGCAACAACCTGGGCATTGGAGCTGCCTAACTATCGCAGCAGTTACGAGAGCGAGTATGTAAAGCTTCCTATCTCGGCTTTCAGTAATCAAGGTGGTGTCTCAAGCAACTTTCTCATTGGTCTGCCTCTGCTACTGCATTCGCCGGGAACAGCATGGATGGCGTTGACAGAAGCCGATCTCGAAGGCAACGCAGGGATGTATGTCACCAATCCCTCCGGAAACTGGGCAGGGCATTGGTTTGTATCGAAGCTCTCTCCACGAATCGATGACCCCAGCCTGGCACTCTCGACTACATTGCCTTACCACTCTGCCTGGCGAGTTCTTTTAGTCGCGGACCAGCCCGGAAAGTTGATGGAATCCAATATCATCACAGATCTGAACTCGCCCAATAGAGTACGGGATACGAGTTGGATACAGCCTGGAAAGGCATCTTGGAACTGGTGGGCTGGGGATATCGGGCCTGATGGTAAGTCGGCATTCACCACGAAGAACATGGAGTATTACGTAGACTTCGCTGCAAAGTCAGGCTTTCCCTATATGCTGCTTGACGCTGGTTGGGCAGACGGTAGAGACATCACCAAACTGCGCGGCAACGTCGACGTGCCGGAGCTAGTGCGGTACGCCGCTACGAAGCATGTTAAAGTCTGGATCTGGCTCTACTCCGTTTCAGTAATGGATCAGATGAAGGAGGCCTTCCCCCTCTATGAAAAGTGGGGCGTAGCCGGTGTGAAGATCGATTTCGTTAATCGCGACGACCAGGAGGGAATTAAGTTCTATTATGATGTCGCTCGCGAGGCCGCCGCTCATCATCTTATGGTTGACTTTCACGGAGCCAGCAAGCCATGGGGCATTGAGCGTACATATCCCAACGTCCTCAGCTACGAGGCAGTTCTTGGCGCAGAAAACAACAAGGTTGGAAGGCGGGATAGCCCCGTCGATCGCAGTGTCTTCCCCTTCACTCGCATGATTGCCGGCCCTCTGGACTATACTCCTGGTGGCTTCAACAACGTAACGGAAGATGGATTTGTCGCGCGAGACCAGAGTCCTATGATCATGGGTACGCGCGCGCAGCAGTTAGCGCTATACGTGGTCTTCCAGACTCCCTTCCAAATGGTGTCCGACAGCCCCCAGGCGTATGCTAACCAGCCGGCGTTCAAATTCATCCATGATGTCCCCACGCAATGGGACTCCATGCATGTCATCAATGGTGAACCTGGTGAATTCGTCACGATCGCACGCAGCCATGGTCAGGAATGGTATCTAGGCAGCACAACGAACTGGACGCCACGCGAGCTTCGTGTCCCGCTGGATTTTCTGGGTGCCGGACACTACGTTGCCGAGATCTATGAAGATGCACCGGATGCGGCGCTACATCCTCAACACGTCACTATTAGGAAGCAGGTTGTGACCAAAGGGGAGAAGCTGACTCTTAAGCTAGCTTCGGGCGGCGGCTGCGCAATCCGGTTTATCCCACAGCACAGCAACTGA